One region of Gloeocapsa sp. PCC 73106 genomic DNA includes:
- a CDS encoding VOC family protein, producing the protein MKIDKIHHIAIICSDYEKSRHFYVNLLGFSIIQETYRELRDSYKLDLLVGNGDMIELFSFPSPPSRASNPESCGLRHLAFQVKNIEETVDYLESKGISVEAVRLDELTGKLFTFFKDPDNLPMEIYQS; encoded by the coding sequence ATGAAAATTGATAAAATTCACCATATAGCAATTATTTGTTCTGACTATGAAAAGTCAAGACATTTTTATGTAAATCTACTGGGATTTTCGATTATCCAGGAAACTTATCGGGAATTGAGAGATTCTTACAAACTAGATTTACTAGTAGGAAATGGTGACATGATCGAGCTTTTTTCCTTTCCTAGTCCACCCTCGAGAGCGAGTAATCCAGAAAGTTGCGGGCTGAGACATTTAGCTTTCCAAGTTAAAAATATCGAAGAAACAGTCGATTATTTAGAATCAAAAGGAATTAGCGTTGAAGCAGTGCGCTTGGATGAGTTAACGGGTAAACTGTTTACTTTTTTTAAAGATCCCGATAATTTACCCATGGAAATTTACCAAAGTTAG
- a CDS encoding DUF3326 domain-containing protein, which translates to MSKIPYTVVLLVPTGIGASIGGYAGDALPIARAIAGLGDRLITHPNVLNGAQLYWSQPNIYYVEGYALDQFALKRWGLRPVKQNSIGLILDQGMELELRLRHLQAADALRATLGLEIKEYILTDAPLGVELRSAPSGASWGTISNPGSLLRAAAKLIDQAKVDAIAVVARFPDEIDSPLLANYRQGSGVDPIAGAEAVISHLIVRTFAVPAAHAPALKPLPIEPQLSPKAAAEELGYTFLPCVLVGLSQAPRIITNQQRYTPDSIWAEQVDAVIVPADACGSSAILGFSQLQTKIIAVAENRTSMKVYPESLGIEAFRVESYLEALGAIVALRAGVALTSISPRLSSLTNYCDQPQQF; encoded by the coding sequence GTGTCTAAAATCCCCTATACAGTAGTGTTACTAGTACCCACCGGTATCGGTGCTAGTATAGGTGGCTACGCGGGGGATGCTTTGCCAATAGCTAGAGCGATCGCCGGGTTAGGAGACCGATTGATTACTCATCCTAATGTCCTCAATGGAGCTCAACTCTACTGGTCCCAACCTAATATATATTACGTAGAGGGATACGCACTGGATCAGTTTGCTCTAAAGCGTTGGGGATTGCGTCCAGTTAAGCAGAATAGTATTGGTCTGATTTTAGATCAAGGGATGGAATTAGAACTTAGACTAAGACATCTACAAGCGGCTGACGCTCTTAGAGCTACTCTAGGGCTCGAAATCAAGGAATATATCCTCACCGACGCTCCTTTAGGCGTAGAGTTGCGCTCTGCTCCTTCTGGGGCGAGTTGGGGCACGATTAGTAACCCAGGAAGTCTACTGAGAGCGGCAGCTAAACTAATCGACCAAGCCAAAGTAGACGCGATCGCAGTAGTAGCTAGGTTTCCTGACGAAATAGACAGTCCCCTTTTAGCTAATTACCGACAAGGTTCGGGAGTAGATCCTATTGCTGGCGCTGAAGCAGTGATTTCTCATCTGATTGTCCGCACTTTTGCCGTTCCTGCAGCCCACGCTCCTGCTTTAAAACCTCTACCCATCGAACCCCAATTATCCCCGAAAGCGGCAGCGGAGGAGTTGGGTTATACTTTTTTACCCTGCGTCTTGGTAGGATTAAGTCAAGCTCCTCGGATCATCACTAATCAACAGCGATACACTCCAGATAGTATCTGGGCTGAACAAGTAGACGCTGTTATTGTCCCCGCTGATGCTTGTGGTAGCTCTGCTATTCTTGGTTTTAGCCAGCTCCAAACTAAGATTATCGCTGTTGCTGAAAATCGAACGTCTATGAAGGTTTACCCCGAATCTCTGGGAATCGAAGCCTTTAGAGTAGAATCGTATCTAGAAGCACTGGGTGCGATCGTCGCTCTCCGTGCGGGTGTCGCCCTCACGTCTATTAGTCCTCGCTTATCATCATTAACCAATTATTGTGACCAACCCCAACAATTCTGA
- the thrB gene encoding homoserine kinase: MSPTTVTVITPGTTANLGPGFDCLGAALTIYNRFEFSLNPEQRVKITVTGAESAAVITDQSNLLYQVFRELYQHLGQEPPGVEIKIKLGVPLARGLGSSATAIVGGLVAANYLAGNPLSQIELRDLAIAREGHPDNVVPTLLGNCQLSVPNAQSWEICSIPWHKEIIPVVAIPDFQLSTETARSVLPRQIDRSDAIFNLAHLGLLLRGLATNQGEWLSLALSDRLHQPYREALIPGYQVVRSEAIAHGAYGLVISGAGPTLLALVNASEAQKVELAIRETWQNLGIQVQVKSLALDTQGTRITESSNPSA, from the coding sequence ATGTCACCAACTACAGTCACCGTAATTACCCCAGGAACTACTGCTAATTTAGGACCTGGGTTTGATTGTCTAGGAGCAGCTTTAACTATCTACAATCGGTTTGAATTTAGCTTAAACCCAGAACAAAGGGTGAAAATTACAGTCACAGGAGCTGAATCAGCAGCGGTAATTACAGATCAAAGTAACTTGTTGTATCAAGTTTTTAGAGAATTATATCAACATCTGGGTCAAGAGCCCCCTGGGGTAGAAATAAAGATTAAATTGGGAGTTCCCTTAGCGAGGGGGTTGGGAAGTTCAGCGACGGCGATCGTGGGGGGTTTGGTTGCTGCCAATTATTTAGCGGGTAATCCTCTGAGTCAAATTGAGCTGAGAGATTTAGCGATCGCTCGAGAAGGACACCCCGATAACGTAGTTCCAACTTTGTTGGGTAACTGTCAGTTATCAGTACCGAATGCACAAAGCTGGGAAATTTGTTCAATTCCGTGGCATAAAGAGATTATTCCTGTAGTTGCTATTCCTGATTTTCAGCTATCTACCGAAACTGCTCGCTCAGTTTTACCTCGACAAATTGACAGGAGTGACGCTATTTTCAATCTGGCGCACCTAGGTTTATTACTTAGGGGTTTAGCTACTAATCAAGGTGAATGGTTATCCCTAGCTTTAAGCGATCGCTTACATCAACCCTATCGTGAAGCCCTAATCCCGGGTTACCAAGTCGTGCGCTCCGAGGCGATCGCTCATGGTGCTTATGGTTTGGTCATCAGTGGTGCCGGTCCTACTTTACTCGCTCTGGTTAACGCATCTGAAGCCCAAAAAGTAGAATTAGCCATCAGAGAGACTTGGCAAAACCTAGGTATTCAAGTACAGGTAAAATCACTAGCTCTAGATACCCAGGGTACCAGAATTACCGAATCCTCCAACCCAAGCGCGTAG
- a CDS encoding matrixin family metalloprotease encodes MRWRRWLALILITSLWILSINKLRVEATEFPSLASHPLPPSLASWKIKTEVGDYFGEIKNIPSVEYLVWSEFPVKVYVELGNDDWLKAINSAIAQWNKYLPLEQVSDPAQSQILIRHQPPPLLTQRHPQTGRIEITKARAGATQYQLYVQDKLLSHRMIIAIKPGQSYQALLATSLHEIGHALGIWGHSSLVTDALYPSQVGKAAEISQRDLNTLKKIYQQPTRLGWRIR; translated from the coding sequence TTGAGATGGCGTCGTTGGTTAGCATTGATCTTGATTACTAGCTTGTGGATTCTGAGTATTAACAAGTTGAGAGTGGAAGCAACGGAGTTTCCTTCTCTGGCTTCTCATCCTTTACCCCCGTCTTTGGCGTCTTGGAAAATCAAGACAGAGGTGGGGGATTACTTCGGTGAAATCAAAAATATACCTTCGGTAGAGTATTTAGTTTGGTCAGAGTTTCCCGTGAAGGTTTATGTGGAGTTAGGAAACGACGATTGGCTTAAAGCTATTAATAGTGCGATCGCTCAGTGGAATAAGTATCTACCCCTAGAACAAGTATCAGATCCTGCACAATCTCAGATTCTGATTCGACACCAACCCCCACCCCTACTTACTCAGCGTCATCCCCAAACGGGAAGAATCGAGATTACTAAAGCTAGAGCTGGTGCTACACAATATCAGCTCTACGTTCAAGATAAGTTGCTCTCCCACCGCATGATCATCGCCATTAAGCCCGGACAAAGTTATCAAGCTCTATTGGCGACCAGTCTACACGAGATAGGACACGCTTTAGGTATTTGGGGGCATAGCAGTCTCGTTACCGACGCGCTCTACCCATCTCAAGTCGGTAAAGCTGCAGAAATTTCCCAGAGAGATCTTAATACTCTCAAGAAAATTTATCAGCAACCTACGCGCTTGGGTTGGAGGATTCGGTAA
- the secG gene encoding preprotein translocase subunit SecG, translating to MQAEQLIRIIWAISAGLLTMMVLLHSPKGDGIGGIGGQAQLFTSAKSAETSLNRITWVLATVFISLTVILSAGWLRS from the coding sequence ATGCAAGCTGAGCAACTTATTCGCATAATCTGGGCTATATCCGCGGGTTTACTAACGATGATGGTATTGCTTCACAGCCCCAAAGGAGACGGCATTGGTGGCATCGGAGGACAAGCACAGTTATTCACCAGTGCTAAAAGTGCCGAAACGAGTCTGAACCGAATTACTTGGGTTTTAGCCACGGTGTTTATAAGTTTAACCGTCATTTTGAGCGCGGGCTGGTTGCGTTCTTAA
- a CDS encoding CPBP family intramembrane glutamic endopeptidase, which yields MTNPNNSDLEPLTRVQILVVMGVTALILLMVAKVWQKLDSVTLLPWELSFQAILWGLGLALLIILSSSLIYRLWPAYRHSADSYLELVLKPLTWSDLIWLGLLPGLSEELLFRGVMLSALGLNLGALIISSCIFGILHMSGSQQWPYAIWATIVGLMLGYAALITNNLLVPIIAHIVTNICSSLLWKMGNKLGFPSN from the coding sequence GTGACCAACCCCAACAATTCTGATTTAGAACCCCTGACTCGTGTGCAAATTCTGGTAGTAATGGGAGTTACTGCTTTAATCCTCTTAATGGTAGCTAAAGTTTGGCAAAAATTAGATTCTGTAACGCTTTTACCCTGGGAATTGAGTTTTCAAGCCATCCTTTGGGGTTTAGGGTTAGCATTACTGATTATCCTGTCTAGTAGCTTGATTTACCGTCTTTGGCCCGCCTATCGCCATAGCGCCGATTCATACCTGGAATTAGTACTAAAACCTTTGACTTGGTCTGATTTAATCTGGTTAGGACTCTTACCCGGCTTAAGCGAGGAGTTATTATTTCGCGGTGTAATGTTGTCGGCGTTGGGTTTGAATCTGGGAGCTCTAATTATCTCTAGTTGTATATTTGGAATATTACACATGAGTGGTTCTCAGCAGTGGCCCTATGCTATTTGGGCTACGATAGTAGGTTTAATGTTAGGGTATGCCGCCTTAATTACCAATAATTTGCTCGTGCCGATCATCGCTCACATCGTGACTAATATCTGTTCGAGTCTTCTCTGGAAAATGGGCAACAAGCTTGGCTTTCCCTCCAACTAG
- a CDS encoding SUMF1/EgtB/PvdO family nonheme iron enzyme, giving the protein MEIVEQEKIVNNKYSKLQEYLKQRLDTVEANLNQKLNTVEANLNQKLDNIDTNLGKVIDLMSLILQEMIETEGDSYYQSQNYPQAIAYYEKAIKLGSVTGAQKLAKVKSFVAETEGDIHYQSQNYPQAIVYYEQAIKLGSESASEKLAHVKEKPIIELGNDVTIEFLPIFTGTLQVGVDKLVTIKPFLLGTTPVTQAQWRAVAELPKVEMDLDPDPSFFKSSNNPVECVSWLECQEFCARLTEKTRKICRLPSETEWEYVCRAGTKTEYSYGDEPALLGNFAWYDGNSAQLTHPVATKKSNPWQFYDMHGNVWEWCQDSWHENYENVPDDGRAWVDQESIRFVLRGGSWRSNPVRCRSSYRSHNNRDNRNDSIGFRLALSLPRNF; this is encoded by the coding sequence ATGGAGATTGTGGAACAAGAAAAGATTGTTAACAACAAATATTCAAAGCTACAAGAATACCTAAAACAAAGGCTTGACACGGTTGAGGCTAACTTGAATCAGAAGCTCAATACTGTGGAAGCTAACTTGAATCAAAAACTTGATAATATTGACACGAATCTAGGCAAGGTAATAGATTTAATGAGTTTAATCTTACAAGAAATGATAGAAACCGAAGGAGATTCCTATTACCAAAGTCAAAATTATCCTCAAGCGATCGCTTACTATGAAAAAGCCATAAAACTAGGAAGTGTTACTGGCGCCCAGAAATTAGCCAAGGTTAAGTCTTTTGTTGCAGAAACTGAAGGTGATATCCATTACCAAAGCCAAAATTATCCTCAAGCGATCGTTTACTATGAACAAGCCATAAAACTAGGAAGTGAGAGTGCTTCTGAAAAATTAGCCCATGTTAAAGAAAAACCAATAATAGAGTTAGGTAACGACGTCACTATAGAGTTTTTACCCATTTTTACGGGTACATTGCAGGTAGGAGTAGATAAATTAGTAACCATTAAACCTTTCTTGCTAGGAACAACCCCAGTAACTCAAGCTCAATGGCGAGCAGTAGCTGAATTACCCAAAGTAGAGATGGATCTAGATCCAGATCCATCCTTTTTTAAGAGTAGCAACAACCCGGTAGAATGTGTAAGTTGGCTCGAATGTCAAGAATTTTGCGCTAGACTCACCGAAAAAACCAGAAAAATCTGTAGATTACCCAGTGAAACTGAATGGGAGTACGTCTGTCGAGCGGGAACGAAAACCGAATATTCCTATGGAGATGAGCCAGCACTGCTAGGAAATTTTGCTTGGTACGACGGTAATTCAGCTCAACTAACGCACCCAGTAGCTACTAAAAAATCCAACCCCTGGCAATTTTACGATATGCATGGCAATGTTTGGGAATGGTGTCAAGATAGTTGGCATGAAAACTACGAGAATGTTCCCGATGATGGCAGGGCTTGGGTTGATCAAGAAAGTATTAGATTTGTGCTCCGTGGAGGTTCTTGGCGGAGTAATCCGGTGCGTTGTCGGAGTTCGTATCGCAGCCACAATAATCGTGACAACCGCAACGATAGTATCGGTTTTCGTCTAGCCTTGAGTTTACCGAGAAATTTTTAA